The proteins below are encoded in one region of Macaca nemestrina isolate mMacNem1 chromosome 10, mMacNem.hap1, whole genome shotgun sequence:
- the LOC105497729 gene encoding G/T mismatch-specific thymine DNA glycosylase isoform X1, translating into MEAENAGSYSLQQAQAFYTFPFQQMMAEAPNMAVVNEQQMPEEVPAPAPAQEPVQEAPKGRKRKPRTTEPKKPVEPKKPAESKKSGKSAKSKEKQEKITDTFKVKRKVDRFNGISEAELLTKTLPDILTFNLDIVIIGINPGLMAAYKGHHYPGPGNHFWKCLFMSGLSEVQLNHMDDHTLPGKYGIGFTNMVERTTPGSKDLSSKEFREGGRILVQKLQKYQPRIAVFNGKCIYEIFSKEVFGVKVKNLEFGLQPHKIPDTETLCYVMPSSSARCAQFPRAQDKVHYYIKLKDLRDQLKGIERNMDVQEVQYTFDLQLAQEDAKKMAVKEEKYDPGYEAAYGGAYGENPCNGEPCGFSSNGLIDSVELRGESTFSGIPNGQWMTQSFTDQIPSFNNHCGTQEQEEESHA; encoded by the exons CTATTCCCTTCAGCAAGCTCAAGCTTTTTATACGTTTCCATTTCAACAAATGATGGCTGAAGCTCCTAATATGGCAGTTGTGAATGAACAGCAAATGCCAGAAGAAGTTCCAGCCCCAGCTCCTGCTCAGGAACCAGTGCAAG AGgctccaaaaggaagaaaaagaaaacccagaacaACAGAACCAAAAAAACCAGTGGAACCCAAAAAACCCGCTGAGTCAAAAAAATCTGGCAAGTctgcaaaatcaaaagaaaaacaagaaaaaattacagacacatttaaagtaaaaagaaaagtagacCGTTTTAATGGTATTTCAGAAGCTGAACTTCTGACCAAGACTCTCCCCGATATTTTGACCTTCAATCTGGACATTGTCATT attgGCATAAACCCGGGACTAATGGCTGCTTACAAAGGGCATCATTACCCTGGACCTGGAAACCATTTTT GGAAGTGTTTGTTTATGTCAGGGCTCAGCGAGGTCCAGCTGAACCATATGGATGATCATACTTTACCAGGGAAGTATGGTATTGGATTTACCAACATGGTGGAAAGGACGACGCCTGGCAGCAAAGATCTCTCCAG tAAAGAATTTCGTGAAGGAGGACGTATTCTAGTACAGAAATTACAGAAATATCAGCCACGAATAGCAGTGTTTAATGGAAAAT gtatttatgaaatttttagtaaagaagttTTTGGAGTAAAGGTTAAGAACTTGGAATTTGGGCTTCAGCCCCATAAGATTCCAGACACAGAAACT CTCTGCTATGTTATGCCATCATCCAGTGCAAGATGTGCCCAGTTTCCTCGAGCCCAAGACAAAGTTCATTACTACATAAAACTGAAGGACTTAAGAGATCAGTTGAAAGGCATTGAACGAAATATGGATGTTCAAGAGGTGCAGTATACATTTGACCTACAGCTTGCCCAAG AGGATGCAAAGAAGATGGCtgttaaggaagaaaaatatgatcCAGGTTATGAGGCAGCATATGGTGGTGCTTACGGAGAAAATCCATGCAACGGTGAACCTTGCGGCTTCTCTTCAAATGGGCTAA TTGACAGTGTGGAGTTAAGAGGAGAATCAACTTTCAGTGGCATTCCTAATGGGCAGTGGATGACCCAGTCATTTACAGACCAGATTCCTTCCTTTAATAATCACTGTGGAACACaagaacaggaagaagaaagTCATGCTTAA
- the LOC105497729 gene encoding G/T mismatch-specific thymine DNA glycosylase isoform X2: MAAYKGHHYPGPGNHFWKCLFMSGLSEVQLNHMDDHTLPGKYGIGFTNMVERTTPGSKDLSSKEFREGGRILVQKLQKYQPRIAVFNGKCIYEIFSKEVFGVKVKNLEFGLQPHKIPDTETLCYVMPSSSARCAQFPRAQDKVHYYIKLKDLRDQLKGIERNMDVQEVQYTFDLQLAQEDAKKMAVKEEKYDPGYEAAYGGAYGENPCNGEPCGFSSNGLIDSVELRGESTFSGIPNGQWMTQSFTDQIPSFNNHCGTQEQEEESHA; encoded by the exons ATGGCTGCTTACAAAGGGCATCATTACCCTGGACCTGGAAACCATTTTT GGAAGTGTTTGTTTATGTCAGGGCTCAGCGAGGTCCAGCTGAACCATATGGATGATCATACTTTACCAGGGAAGTATGGTATTGGATTTACCAACATGGTGGAAAGGACGACGCCTGGCAGCAAAGATCTCTCCAG tAAAGAATTTCGTGAAGGAGGACGTATTCTAGTACAGAAATTACAGAAATATCAGCCACGAATAGCAGTGTTTAATGGAAAAT gtatttatgaaatttttagtaaagaagttTTTGGAGTAAAGGTTAAGAACTTGGAATTTGGGCTTCAGCCCCATAAGATTCCAGACACAGAAACT CTCTGCTATGTTATGCCATCATCCAGTGCAAGATGTGCCCAGTTTCCTCGAGCCCAAGACAAAGTTCATTACTACATAAAACTGAAGGACTTAAGAGATCAGTTGAAAGGCATTGAACGAAATATGGATGTTCAAGAGGTGCAGTATACATTTGACCTACAGCTTGCCCAAG AGGATGCAAAGAAGATGGCtgttaaggaagaaaaatatgatcCAGGTTATGAGGCAGCATATGGTGGTGCTTACGGAGAAAATCCATGCAACGGTGAACCTTGCGGCTTCTCTTCAAATGGGCTAA TTGACAGTGTGGAGTTAAGAGGAGAATCAACTTTCAGTGGCATTCCTAATGGGCAGTGGATGACCCAGTCATTTACAGACCAGATTCCTTCCTTTAATAATCACTGTGGAACACaagaacaggaagaagaaagTCATGCTTAA